A part of Thermomicrobiales bacterium genomic DNA contains:
- a CDS encoding response regulator, with protein sequence MTSTEIAQPHGPAKILVINDSPDFLQMMREILTLEGGYEVATLDQSEDLLLQISVDLPDMVILDIVFHQSPTGPALAAGLAEADDTRDLPVLFCTALAERDIAIDIRQDIESRNQRILFKPFDLDVLLSTVAEMLANTISPTLH encoded by the coding sequence ATGACCTCGACCGAAATCGCACAGCCGCACGGTCCGGCCAAGATCCTCGTTATCAACGATTCACCAGATTTTCTGCAGATGATGCGCGAGATCCTGACGCTTGAGGGCGGCTACGAGGTCGCGACGCTCGACCAGAGTGAGGATCTGCTGCTACAGATTTCCGTGGACCTGCCGGATATGGTGATCCTCGATATCGTCTTTCATCAGTCACCGACCGGCCCGGCGCTGGCTGCCGGCCTGGCCGAGGCGGACGATACCCGTGACCTGCCGGTGCTGTTTTGCACCGCGCTCGCCGAACGGGATATCGCCATCGACATCCGCCAGGACATCGAAAGCCGCAACCAGCGCATCCTCTTCAAGCCGTTCGATCTGGATGTTCTGTTGTCCACGGTCGCCGAGATGCTTGCCAACACAATCAGCCCGACCCTCCACTAG
- a CDS encoding 2-hydroxy-3-oxopropionate reductase — translation MATRIGFIGLGIMGRPMVRNLANAGYEIIVYNRSQDDIDEVLSDVPQATAAASARAVAEQVDTVITMLPDSPEVSEVVFGETGILPAMNAGDLLIDMSTIAPATAIAVNTALAERGASALDAPVSGGDKGAIAATLSIMVGGSAADFDRAMPLFEAMGKTIVHVGGPGAGQTVKACNQIVVAIHYAAVSEALLLGARAGVDPEKVVQVLSGGLAASRVMEMRGPGMIAHQFEPGFRIDLHRKDLNIAMSTGREFQAPLPVSALVTQLYESMAARGDGQLDHSALVTLYEDLAGFKIGE, via the coding sequence GTGGCGACGAGAATTGGGTTCATCGGCCTGGGGATCATGGGTCGACCGATGGTGCGCAATCTGGCCAACGCCGGGTACGAGATCATCGTCTATAACCGCAGTCAGGACGACATCGACGAGGTCCTTAGCGACGTGCCGCAGGCCACTGCCGCCGCCAGCGCGCGAGCTGTCGCTGAGCAGGTCGATACCGTCATCACGATGCTGCCGGATTCGCCGGAAGTGTCGGAGGTCGTCTTCGGCGAGACGGGCATTCTGCCGGCGATGAACGCGGGAGATCTGCTGATCGACATGAGCACGATCGCTCCGGCCACGGCCATCGCCGTCAACACTGCACTGGCCGAACGCGGCGCGAGCGCGCTCGATGCGCCCGTCTCCGGTGGGGATAAGGGTGCAATTGCCGCGACGCTGTCGATTATGGTCGGCGGCAGCGCGGCCGACTTCGATCGGGCCATGCCGCTGTTCGAGGCGATGGGCAAGACAATCGTCCACGTCGGTGGGCCGGGCGCAGGGCAGACGGTCAAGGCCTGCAACCAGATCGTCGTTGCCATTCATTACGCCGCCGTCAGTGAAGCGCTGCTCCTCGGCGCCAGGGCCGGTGTCGATCCGGAGAAGGTTGTCCAGGTGCTGAGCGGCGGGCTGGCCGCCAGCCGGGTCATGGAGATGCGCGGGCCGGGCATGATCGCCCACCAGTTCGAGCCGGGCTTCCGAATCGATCTGCATCGCAAGGACCTGAATATCGCCATGTCGACGGGCCGCGAATTCCAGGCACCGCTGCCGGTCTCGGCGCTCGTCACCCAGCTCTACGAAAGCATGGCTGCGCGCGGCGACGGCCAGCTCGACCATTCGGCACTGGTGACGTTGTACGAGGACTTGGCGGGGTTCAAGATCGGGGAGTAG
- a CDS encoding aldolase/citrate lyase family protein, giving the protein MQYNRVKAALREDKAVAGPIISEMRSIGSIKIMANAGYDFLFLDMEHAMFDWETMMHLVQTALLCDIVPIVRPTDNLYSLVARAFDSGAQGVIIPRVESREQVEAAVSYAKYPPLGRRGAGGDGRNGYNRKGVLEAIEDANREGMVVVQIESVAALENIEEIASVEGMDVMLIGPQDLSISIGCHGDFSHPDFLAAAQKITDTGRKHGKAVGMVEKEASAMQRWYDMGMRFLVTSSDSHMLLSSATKCVQDLKGFTGE; this is encoded by the coding sequence GTGCAGTACAACCGGGTGAAGGCGGCGCTCCGCGAGGACAAGGCGGTGGCGGGGCCGATCATTAGCGAGATGCGCTCGATCGGCAGCATCAAGATCATGGCGAATGCGGGCTATGATTTCCTGTTCCTCGATATGGAACACGCGATGTTCGACTGGGAAACGATGATGCACCTCGTGCAGACGGCTCTGCTGTGCGACATCGTGCCGATCGTCCGACCGACCGACAACCTGTACTCGCTCGTTGCGCGGGCATTCGACTCCGGAGCGCAGGGCGTCATCATCCCACGGGTCGAGTCACGCGAGCAGGTCGAGGCTGCCGTCTCCTACGCGAAGTACCCGCCGCTCGGTCGGCGTGGCGCAGGCGGCGATGGCCGCAACGGCTACAACCGCAAGGGTGTGCTGGAAGCGATCGAGGACGCCAACCGCGAGGGCATGGTCGTCGTTCAGATTGAATCGGTCGCTGCTCTGGAGAACATCGAGGAGATTGCCTCGGTCGAGGGCATGGACGTCATGCTGATCGGCCCGCAGGACCTCTCGATCTCGATCGGCTGCCACGGCGATTTCAGCCATCCAGACTTCCTCGCCGCCGCGCAGAAGATCACCGACACCGGCCGCAAGCACGGCAAGGCCGTCGGCATGGTCGAGAAGGAAGCCTCGGCGATGCAGCGCTGGTACGACATGGGCATGCGTTTCCTCGTCACCTCCTCCGACTCGCACATGCTGCTGTCCAGCGCAACGAAGTGCGTGCAGGATTTGAAGGGGTTTACGGGGGAGTAA
- a CDS encoding DUF1998 domain-containing protein, whose product MCEYGHVQEFPWSEWVHRSLEPTCRGVLQLRAAGSASLGAIQVKCLSCNKSRSLSGITFATPTEEGDKTLLSGSLTQDDEMYTCAGLRPWHDDAIGEGCGRQLRGALISAANVYFSLVKSAIYIPKSSDGAPAKLVSFLQQPQPANILRILQSATSSVITETLRLQFPVDLRPYSDTQLEQAIEIVRNPQETTNQKAKKIDKRESTETHFRREEFRVIRKPHHDDQLLIRESPTSSYDHDIAQFFSRIMLLDKLRETRAQYGFNRVFAESEFEATDRQALLWKQQPDRHEIWLPAYTVFGEGLYFELDEQRLRTWERQEAVIDRIGRLADRYQHVQKERRLEEREITPRLVLLHTLAHLLINRLAFECGYSSASLRERLYVSHDPDDPMAGMLIYTAAGDSEGTLGGLVRMGKPGNLEPVLERAIGGARWCSVDPVCMEIGESAGQGPDSCNLAACHSCALISETSCELFNRFLDRAVLVGSLEMPEIGYFHRLASRLTV is encoded by the coding sequence ATGTGTGAGTATGGCCACGTCCAGGAGTTTCCATGGAGCGAGTGGGTTCATCGTTCGCTTGAGCCAACTTGCAGAGGTGTGCTGCAGCTCAGAGCGGCAGGTAGCGCCTCTCTTGGGGCGATCCAAGTAAAGTGTCTCTCGTGCAACAAGTCGCGTTCACTCTCTGGAATCACGTTTGCAACGCCAACTGAGGAGGGTGATAAGACGCTACTGAGCGGGTCGCTCACACAAGACGACGAGATGTACACCTGCGCAGGGTTACGCCCCTGGCACGATGACGCTATAGGAGAAGGGTGTGGTCGCCAACTTCGCGGTGCTCTCATAAGCGCCGCGAATGTCTATTTCAGTTTAGTCAAGAGCGCAATCTATATACCAAAGTCGAGCGATGGCGCTCCTGCCAAACTTGTCAGCTTTCTTCAACAGCCACAACCCGCAAACATTCTAAGAATCCTCCAGTCTGCAACGTCAAGCGTCATAACCGAGACCTTGCGCTTGCAGTTCCCTGTAGACCTTCGCCCCTACTCTGACACTCAACTTGAGCAAGCAATCGAGATCGTGCGCAATCCGCAAGAGACCACAAACCAGAAAGCGAAGAAGATTGATAAGCGCGAGTCTACTGAAACACACTTCCGCCGCGAAGAGTTTCGTGTTATCCGGAAGCCGCATCACGATGACCAGCTTCTGATACGGGAGTCTCCAACAAGCTCATATGATCACGATATTGCACAGTTCTTCTCGCGAATCATGCTTTTGGATAAGCTGCGGGAGACGCGCGCACAGTACGGTTTTAACCGCGTGTTCGCCGAGTCAGAATTTGAGGCGACAGACCGCCAGGCATTGCTTTGGAAGCAACAGCCCGATCGCCATGAAATCTGGTTGCCGGCCTATACAGTCTTCGGTGAGGGTTTGTATTTTGAGCTTGATGAGCAACGCCTGCGGACCTGGGAACGACAAGAAGCTGTAATTGATCGCATTGGCCGCCTCGCCGACCGATACCAACATGTGCAGAAGGAACGACGTCTCGAAGAGCGCGAGATTACACCGCGACTTGTGTTACTCCATACGCTCGCCCACTTACTCATCAATCGCCTCGCGTTCGAGTGTGGATATAGTTCGGCCTCGCTGCGGGAGCGACTCTATGTGTCGCACGATCCTGACGATCCGATGGCCGGGATGCTGATCTATACAGCAGCGGGCGATTCCGAAGGTACGCTGGGTGGACTTGTTCGAATGGGGAAGCCTGGGAATTTGGAACCCGTTTTGGAACGAGCCATCGGAGGAGCGCGATGGTGCTCAGTCGACCCTGTCTGCATGGAGATTGGAGAATCAGCGGGCCAGGGGCCAGACTCATGCAACCTCGCAGCGTGCCACAGTTGTGCGCTCATTTCGGAAACCTCATGTGAGCTCTTCAACCGATTCCTCGACCGTGCAGTATTAGTCGGCTCACTGGAAATGCCCGAAATCGGATACTTCCACCGCCTCGCGTCACGGCTAACCGTGTAG
- a CDS encoding carbohydrate ABC transporter permease, which yields MDGARSTRRIVGRVGFYLLLAIIMIYLIFPFYWAFRSSITPDNALFATPVQYFPKEPTLDNYVRVFKDGNFMRALLNSAIVAGSVTVLSLLIGAFASYALGRFRFAGRTPVLYIVLSMTMFPQIAVLGSLYKMVNSLHIYNSLWALILTYMIFTLPFTVWVLTSFFQQMPRELEEAAYVDGATPFQTFYRVLLPLTAPGLVTTGLLAFIAAWNEFLYALSFTQTPNNYTVTLAIFRFEPDTPGGFEIAWGRIMAATIIITIPLVVLTLIFQRRIIAGLTAGAVKG from the coding sequence ATGGACGGAGCACGCTCGACCCGCCGGATCGTTGGCCGCGTTGGGTTCTACCTGCTGCTCGCCATCATCATGATCTACCTGATCTTCCCGTTCTACTGGGCGTTCCGCTCGTCGATCACGCCGGACAACGCGCTGTTTGCCACGCCGGTGCAGTACTTCCCAAAGGAGCCGACGCTCGACAACTACGTGCGCGTCTTCAAGGACGGCAACTTCATGCGGGCGCTGCTGAACTCGGCGATTGTCGCTGGCTCAGTGACGGTGCTGTCGCTGCTGATCGGCGCGTTCGCCTCGTATGCGCTGGGCCGCTTCCGGTTTGCCGGACGCACGCCGGTGCTCTACATCGTCCTGTCGATGACGATGTTCCCGCAGATCGCCGTCCTCGGCTCGCTCTACAAGATGGTGAACTCGCTGCACATCTACAACAGCCTCTGGGCATTGATCCTGACCTACATGATCTTCACCCTGCCGTTCACTGTCTGGGTGCTCACCAGCTTCTTCCAGCAAATGCCGCGTGAGCTTGAGGAGGCCGCCTACGTCGATGGCGCAACGCCGTTCCAGACGTTCTATCGGGTACTGCTGCCACTCACCGCGCCAGGCCTGGTGACGACCGGCCTCCTGGCCTTCATCGCCGCCTGGAACGAGTTCCTTTACGCGCTGTCATTCACCCAGACGCCGAACAACTACACCGTTACGCTGGCGATCTTCCGCTTCGAGCCGGACACCCCCGGCGGGTTTGAAATCGCCTGGGGCCGCATCATGGCCGCCACCATCATCATCACGATCCCGCTCGTCGTGCTGACGCTCATCTTCCAGCGTCGGATTATCGCCGGGCTGACGGCGGGTGCGGTGAAGGGATAG
- a CDS encoding sugar ABC transporter permease: MSHATVETAKVVERRKRSALGREQTRTAWLLLLPTLAVVAVVALIPLAQTIYLSFTNDRLASAQPTEWIGLKNYRFLLEDTVFRNSIVTTVKFAVITLVFELLLGLIIALVVNSSFKGRGFTRAAMLIPWAIPTVVSARMWAWMYNDIYGVFNDLLQRLHIIDRNIAWIAEPRYSLAAICAVDIWKTTPFVALLLLAGLQVIPSDVYEAATVDGANRIQQFFRITLPLLRPAILVTLIFRTLDALRVFDVFYVMFGARRDTQTMAIYAQNNIVAFSDTGYGSAIAVAIFLIIGIFVVAYVTTLNVEAS; the protein is encoded by the coding sequence ATGAGCCATGCCACGGTCGAGACCGCGAAGGTCGTGGAGCGGCGCAAACGGTCGGCACTCGGCCGCGAGCAAACCAGAACTGCCTGGCTCCTGCTCCTCCCGACGCTCGCCGTCGTCGCCGTCGTCGCGCTGATCCCGCTGGCGCAGACGATCTACCTCAGTTTCACCAATGACCGGCTGGCCAGCGCGCAGCCGACCGAGTGGATCGGGCTGAAGAACTACCGATTCCTGCTGGAAGACACGGTCTTTCGCAACTCGATCGTCACGACCGTCAAGTTCGCCGTCATCACGCTCGTCTTCGAGCTTCTTCTCGGACTGATTATCGCGCTGGTGGTGAACTCGAGCTTCAAAGGCCGCGGCTTCACCCGCGCCGCAATGCTGATCCCCTGGGCGATCCCGACCGTCGTCTCGGCCCGCATGTGGGCCTGGATGTACAACGACATCTACGGCGTCTTTAACGACCTGCTCCAACGCCTGCACATCATCGATCGCAACATCGCCTGGATCGCCGAGCCGCGCTACTCGCTGGCAGCGATCTGCGCTGTCGACATCTGGAAGACGACGCCGTTCGTCGCGCTGCTGCTGCTGGCTGGACTTCAGGTGATCCCGAGCGACGTCTACGAGGCCGCCACGGTTGACGGCGCGAATCGCATCCAGCAGTTCTTTCGCATCACGCTGCCGCTGCTCCGCCCCGCCATTCTCGTGACACTCATCTTCCGCACACTCGACGCGCTGCGTGTGTTCGATGTCTTCTACGTCATGTTTGGCGCTCGACGCGATACGCAGACGATGGCGATCTACGCACAGAACAACATCGTCGCGTTCTCCGATACCGGCTACGGAAGTGCGATTGCTGTCGCGATCTTCCTGATCATCGGTATCTTCGTGGTCGCCTACGTGACGACGTTGAATGTGGAGGCGTCGTAA